NNNNNNNNNNNNNNNNNNNNNcgcgggttttagataaacacatcagtcattagtttggtaaactacagataactatcttggtcattatttactctctgaggatcgcctccgctatttcgcaacggtcattggttcagctgtttacacgcgtttNNNNNNNNNNNNNNNNNNNNNNNNNNNNNNNNNNNNNNNNNNNNNNNNNNNNNNNNNNNNNNNNNNNNNNNNNNNNNNNNNNNNNNNtatttcgcaacggtcattggttcagctgtttacacgcgtttcaccatctaataacacaatttgtgattggacaacagaatcaacatggctgccaccgtctaacaagcgctgcttccaaaacagtaaatagttatttaggtatttgagaaataagtggatacaACGTACAAATATCACTTTATAAtatttctgaagtgtttccctgatggattacttctctccttgATGGATTataaaaacacgtgacggctcataactgctgaacgtcgctctcgacagaaagtaagtctattattacacacgtaaagttcctttacatagattaaaagtttaaaagcattaaacgtaacaaacgagtgcttttacactcgtatgggagaagaacacagagggttgatgatggagctgaagtcaggtttttattgtgagagctgcttcattcaggtcgttgtttacttactggcaacttaactgtggcgatatgctgttcaatattcagccaatatgacccaaaatgattactttaaatccgggttacgggtcaggctgcgggtcgtgtttcaatgggtcggaccgggttgcagtactaattggcctgatgcgcgggtttgcggttcgggtgcggGTTTGTACGTCCCCGGGTCGGGTcggggcggatcttgaaaactggacccatgcaggactctggtgtgtgtgtgtgtgtgtggcccatagccccgcctcccccacagagacaaagacactcgatgacaagagctaACCCTCcattcattacgctaatgaaccacctcacctggctgccagacgatgcacggcagtgaacgctcttgtcaaccagtctctttggtggagacagacgagaaaaacaaacacgcatgagtATGGCAATTAATCGCGGCCGGAAAAGTTACTgtctcccttttaatttaccatgcaattaaccgacttatcgcatatcgcgacaggcctaGCACTATTGGTTCTTTTGTGCCGGtgctgaactcctccacacacacacacacacacgcacacacacacacacacacacacgtctacACGACACGATAACTGGTGAACAGCCGAGCGgctgcagtggaaacaaagtgaaggtAACGCAAAAATGACTCCAGTTGACTGCAGCTACACTCATTACTATAAGTCACATTAAAccttagcgagtaagaagcaaatactttatcaatacatgtgttcagcaagcatgaacatgtaaacatgtagacagagaTATTCAGtatgctctgtccacagtctctcattcaccgacactaacgttatgttttacacaaggacagcatgcTAGTTCAGCTAATAGAGAATTTTTTCcagaactttgaggtgcggtggaaaAGCAAACCActcagattaccaggaattcttttacccaggtaaataaattcctgggaATAAAatttcctggaaatgttggtggaaaaggggctgtTGTTGCTCTCGCTCACACTTAGAAACGAATGAGCACCTGGGCCAGTATTTCAAAACACTTAATCTAGATTAGAATTATCAGAATGGGTTTAAATCTCAAAACTAGGTATTTCAAAACAAGGACCCAGTTGTTTGAAAGTGATCTGATCGGATTTCGGCTATTAGATTGGATCAAATCTACCCTCAGTGTGTGTTGTTCTGTAGTTTTTAGTAGGATTGAAATTACTTTGTTCCAAAACATTGGAATTGTCCTGAAGCCAGGAGAATGGTGATTTCAGAGTGGATTTCAGTAACAAAATGTTACAGACCTTTTAAATTTGTCAAATGTAtgtacacatttttttatttatttattgcactTGATTTGTTAACCATTGCAGTAATAAAGAAGACAAAGTGGACATTAGGctttgcctgggtccagacctttgaatctaCCCACTCCACTGAGTTTTAGTTGGCTGATTTGTCtggcattgtgacatgaaacagcagtttctcagttaaaataaaaaacaatccaGTGAACACTGCAGGGGGACAAGTGATCAGCTAATGACAGCCACGACTGATGCCATTGTCAAGCTGTGCGCCAAAACCAATAAGGAGTAACAACAAAATGGCAAGCACTATAGACAAGACAGACACTGCTATTGAGGCTGTTCTAAATCAACATGCCTCCTTAGTATTGCCTGAAATTGAAATTACCTTCAAGCAGGTAGCCCTgatgtaatggaaatgcaaatccctgttGTGCTGGGCTTatggcccaaaccaaaccaagccagcaCATGACTGTCAAGTGATAGAAGGTTTAGTATCAGGCCGGGGTCTTAAAGACTGAATTTCAGCTTACCATGTTAACTTTCTTTGTAGCTACAATGTTGGATGCACAAAGAGAATGGGTCTCTTCCCAAACCGTAAAACCACCCTGGAGAAACAAAGAGCACTGAATGGAAActacaaaaactgcagtttagAATCTAAGAAGAAGGTGAGAAACAGTGAGCTTTTGACTTTTAATTTCTAATGTTATTTTGTGCTGTCCAGTACTGTGAAGGGTAACTGCCCTCTTTATGTAACAAGAaacctgctttttaaaaaaaaaatcaatccagTGTGTCTTCTTTATCTGACTTATAGCTGTGATCTGATCTCTATGTTAGATCATGTCATCATGTCTGAGGCAAATATCATTTAAGTCTTGGCTCCCCTCAGCTCAGTCTTTTCTGAAACCCATCTGTCTGCTACCTCTGTGCAgaagcctgctgctgctgctgctcctcctcctcctcctcctcctctgtccactGGTCACTCGCTCCAGCCTGCACAGGGAGAGTCCAGCCAATGTTCAGACTTGTCTGGCTACAAAAGACCCCCATCCCCCCTGTTGGCCACCCAGCCCCACAGCTTTCTGCCCAGTGACCCCGGCCAGTGGAACATAGAGGACGTCTATGAGTTCATCTCCTCTCTGCCAGGTGGGCACTGCCTCAGTTGTTACAGGCTCATTCATAACCAAATGTGCAGATTTTAGTGGCACCTTTGCCTTAAGTGTCAGTGTATAGGTGACAGGAAATgatggaagagagaggaggTATGCAATACAGGTCCCTAGTTAGACTCCAACCTGAGATGCTGATTTTGCGTGTACATCACCTGATGAGAAACTGAAAACCTATTTTCAGTTTCTCACTGTAAGCGATGAATACTCTGTTTTCTG
This genomic stretch from Epinephelus moara isolate mb chromosome 16, YSFRI_EMoa_1.0, whole genome shotgun sequence harbors:
- the LOC126402601 gene encoding polyhomeotic-like protein 2, which gives rise to MGLFPNRKTTLEKQRALNGNYKNCSLESKKKKPAAAAAPPPPPPPLSTGHSLQPAQGESSQCSDLSGYKRPPSPLLATQPHSFLPSDPGQWNIEDVYEFISSLPGCLEIAEEFRSQEIDGQALLLLKEDHLMGTMNIKLGPALKIFAQISTLKDT